A genomic segment from Agelaius phoeniceus isolate bAgePho1 chromosome 2, bAgePho1.hap1, whole genome shotgun sequence encodes:
- the AAMDC gene encoding mth938 domain-containing protein isoform X1, translated as MSSPEIASLSWGQMKVKGCSTTYKDCKVWPGGSRTWDWRETGTNHSPGVQPADLEEVVKKGVKTVVIGRGMSEALQVPASTVDYLKKNGIEVLVLQTEKAVAEYNALAAQGVRVGGVFHSTC; from the exons ATGTCTTCCCCTGAAATTGCTTCCCTTTCTTGGGGTCAGATGAAGGTGAAAGGCTGCTCTACAACATATAAGGACTGCAAAGTATGGCCAGGAGGAAGCCGGACATGGGATTGGCGAGAAACCGGGACTAAT CAttctccaggagtgcagccagCTGACCTTGAAGAAGTCGTCAAGAAGGGTGTTAAAACTGTGGTGATTGGTCGTGGCATGAGTGAGGCTTTGCAG GTTCCAGCATCCACTGTGGACTATCTGAAGAAGAACGGGATtgaggtgctggtgctgcaaaCGGAGAAGGCTGTGGCGGAGTACaatgccctggctgctcagggtgTCAGAGTGGGCGGGGTCTTCCATTCCACCTGCTGA
- the AAMDC gene encoding mth938 domain-containing protein isoform X2 — translation MSSPEIASLSWGQMKVKGCSTTYKDCKVWPGGSRTWDWRETGTNHSPGVQPADLEEVVKKGVKTVVIGRGMSEALQHPLWTI, via the exons ATGTCTTCCCCTGAAATTGCTTCCCTTTCTTGGGGTCAGATGAAGGTGAAAGGCTGCTCTACAACATATAAGGACTGCAAAGTATGGCCAGGAGGAAGCCGGACATGGGATTGGCGAGAAACCGGGACTAAT CAttctccaggagtgcagccagCTGACCTTGAAGAAGTCGTCAAGAAGGGTGTTAAAACTGTGGTGATTGGTCGTGGCATGAGTGAGGCTTTGCAG CATCCACTGTGGACTATCTGA